CTCGTGTCTTAGAATCATCTATTATAAGTATTCAATCTTAATAGCGATATCTATGAAACTGCAAATGAATGTTAATCGAGACTTGCTAGCGGAAGTACCTATTAACTATTCATAGAAAACAATACCACCAAAACAAAGCGACTTAGTTGACTTACCCAAACTCCAGTAgacaaacaataattttattaatcaataAGTCATTATCATTGTTCTTTTGTCGTATTACTTCCTGTAACCAGATGGAAAGTAGCTCTACTTTACACGTGTTGATTCCCTTTCTTTATACCTAACATTGTCACCTCAAGCGCCTCATTTGTTTTTCTACGAaagcataacaaacaaactcacatataatattaataacgatAAAAGCAGACGCTTCGAAaacattgaattaattaaattgatgcCCATAGCGTAAGCGAACAAACGTATCGGATCCAGCAGATATTCCATATATTCATTTTGTGAAACAATTATTGAATCTACAAGACACGATAATGACGGAATCTGGAATTCCCTTGACCAACAAACTTAGTAAAGAAGTGCAGCAGATATTTCAGCCTTTATACCTGATGCAGATGCTCGTGCTGAACCCGAGATACCAGCTCAGCAATAACTTCATTTACCCAAACATGTGGCTCAACAAGTTCATATTGCTGACGAGCTTAGGGATCTATGTGTCATTTTCCTTGTACCGAATATTCGATATTTATCTATACTTTGATCTAACAATGTTCCTTTTGGGTAATTACTTGCAATTCGCATCTTACTTTAACTTGGTGTTCTACTGTGTAGGATTCATCATTAACTTCACCAACCTATTTATTCACTCTAAGAGATACGTCGCGTTTGTTTTAATCTTCCAAAGAATTCATACTTGTATTGGCAACAAAGCTAGTTTTAAAAGCGCAGTCAACATCAGTCGTATTTATGTCAGCATTTTCTTCGGAGCTTACTTCTTAATGTCGTGTTTTGTGAtcacaatatttaaacaaacttcTTGGGTTATTGTCTTCAACACTGCAATCATGTTAACCATTGATGCGAATGTGATTTATGCTATCACACTAATTCATTTACTGACTAATGAAGTGAAGCTGTGGAATGCTCACATTTCAATGTTCTCAAAGAAAGGTAGTGACGAAGATcaacacaaaataatgtttgagaCCTACTTACATATAGCTAAGTGTCACAGGATCTGTAGAACGGTATTTCAATATATGGTAAGATATTTCATTATTCTTAGCCGTAAGTGTTCTAACGGGATTGGGTTAAATTCATctgtatttttgcatgtgcCCAGATCCTGTATCAAACGCTGGAGACATTTTTCAGTAGCTTGGTGAACTGTCAAATGTTGATTGAATTCAGGAAGTTTTACCCTGGTCGAGTgagtacctattattatatgtattcaacaaaaaaaaatctacggATACTTTTAACGCCTAACATCATAAGTCATCTAGGTACGGCCCACATAATATGACATAGCGTAATATCTTTATTTAGTAGCAAACATAAAGGCATATTACAAGAAATAAAGTTTTCCATCGCGTCTCATTAAAGAGTACCTATTGAATATGAATTAGCAATcagtaaatcatattttatttaaaaaatatatatttacaaagcATTCCTACCAACATGTACACTTATCGTATCCTCTTGTAATGATTTCAGATAGAATTCACCTCCATTTTCATGGTGATCTATGTCTGGACAGCAAAAGCCGTGGTCATACAAATAGCGCTGGGCCTCAGTTTCGATCGCTTCTACCAAGCTATCGGAGATGTACAAGATTCTTGCGTTCTCATCACGACGTCAAACTGCCCTACTGGTAAGGTTCAATTCATtccaggtatctgtggagatcaaagggggaggcctatgttcagtgGTGGACGTCCTAAGGCtaagatgatgatggtgatgattcGTCATTGCCTAAAAACGTCCATTGCAGGACAAAAGCCTGCCCCCTGCTAGAAATGCGTGATTGTAGGCGCAGTGAGGGATATTTTTGGTTTCGGAGGTGGTGATACCCATCTCCGAACAAAGCGTTTAATATCAAACTTGATGTTATGTGAGGTTTTACCGCCACCAATCATCCATTTTTCAACATTGTGCCCCACGGTCAGTTAAGGTCAGCAATTAGGGCAGGACTATTTTAGTTTGCCCCCTTACACTTTACTTATGAACAGAACATTTACAGAATCAGGCCTCTGGTATAGGTTCTCACTTCTTAAGTCTTTAATTTTCTTCCAGATGGTCAAACAAAGTTATGCAAGAACATATTGCGTTTCCACCGTGCCAGTTTCAGCAGGATGAGTGTATGTGGCTTGTTCTCTATGGACATCAATCACCCGCTGCGTTTGGTGGCCCTGCTTACTAACTACATTGTTGTACTACTGCAGATTGCTTTCCTTTAGTCATTAAACATGTTTTCACAGATATACctactaacatttttttttaactacattcCCTTATGTACCACCTCTCTACTTCCTCATACAACACCATATTAATATGAATTAATGTACTCCAATTttgcactggtactcagctacatccggttagactggaagccgaccccaacatagttgggaaaaaggctcggaggatgatgtgtaCTCCAATTTTTACTCAAGCAGCGAGACAGGGCGCACTAAAGTCTATATCAAATTTGGTTCAGTTCATCGGTTGTAGTGGTATTGGTAGAATTATTAAACCTCGCATTATTGGCCCCAGATTTAGATTTTTTGCGAAATCGAATGGATGTATCCACAGCTTTATTTAAGGGCTGGATCCGCCCCTTCTGAATACAAAAATCGCACTAAACATAGCGCCGTCGTTATAAATGAATTATTCTGTAACTTAATTTCTCCTAGCTAGTTTGTTCAGGCTTGAAATCAGCAGGTAGTTGTTACAACTTGTGATTATTGTTGTAGATACTGTAATATTTTCATCATCTATTTGGTTATTACCATAATAAGCCGTGCAGTCTGCCGCGATTGGCCGCGATAGTTTGTTAccgaacgaaaatatttctgcCTCTATGATGTCAAGTGTCAAAGTCGACACTGACATCTGACAGACCGACAGATGTCAATTCACGTCAACTCCGtgtacttatttgttttgttttgtgttcatTTCTGTTTGTCGATGGATTTATAATTCCCGCAAGTGCAACCAGTGTGACTCATTGCATTTCTGCATTGGCCAGGCAGAAATCTATTTAGGCATTCTTCGGATGACGCACAGACGATGATAAAAGAACAGTTATCTATACAACCTCGAAGCTGATAGCATACCGACTGATAACTAACTGCCTAGTCGTTAGCTAATTGACTGGTGTATGATGTTGGAAGCCATCGGTAAGTGTCTTCGATTTCACTACAGTTGTAAATATGGCGCGCATAGCAACGTACGTGTTCATCGACTTAGAAACTACCGGGTTACCGCAGTATGAGTATAATAAGACGAGGATCACTGAGCTCAGTATGGTGGTAGCGAGTCGCCGGCACGTGCTGGACACGACGccgggcgccgcgccgcgcgtgCTCGACAAGCTCACTATGTGCTTCAACCCGCGCAGGATGATCCACCCCGAGAGCACCAAGACCTCAGGACTGTGTAACGACCTGCTCGAGTACAAAACAGACTTCAATATACATGTGTTCAACATTATCAATGGTTTCTTACAATGTCAAGAGAAGCCAGTCTGCTTGGTAGCAGAGAATGGTCTTTATTTTGATTTCCCCATCTTGAAGAATCATTTTGATAAGTTAGGAGTGACTTTATCCGATGATATCCTGTGCACAGATAGTTTATATGCTTTTTACGATATACTTAAAAGCAAACAGCCTGTTAACAGTGTAAGCAACACTAATGGAACTGTTGTTGACAACATAAGCAGTGATTTAAATAGTGATGCGTCTTGTAGCCGAAACAACAATGACCAGACCAGTGTGGAGTCAGAAGACAAATCCTTTACAAGACCTACAGAGTGCATAAGTAATGGGAGTGAAATACAATTGGAAAAGTCAGTAATCGATGCTGTACTACAAGATGAATTCAAAGAATTGGATGCTCAAGCAAAAATGCAACAACAAAACGAAAGAACTCCTCGAAAACGGAAAAATCCCGAGCCGAAAAACAAGTATGAGAAAATCAAAcgcaaaattttttttcaaggtGACAGTAAGCCAACTGTGTCACATAAGCTAAAGAATATCTATGAGCGAGTGTTGGGGAGGCCGGCCATAGAGGCCCATCGCGCTGAGAATGACTGCATCATGGCCATGGAGATTGCGGTGGCCTTAGCTAAGCAGTTTGTGCAGTGGGTGGACTTGGACGATAACCACTGCAAGTTCAATGATGTTAGACAAATGACTGTTGGTGTTCCGTTATAGTAGTAATCTATGGTGTATGTTATGTTCAGTGTGCATTTAGACTTTTTTTATTGCAGGCTTCGTTTCTGTGTTAAatcatgtaatattatttactgcacattttattattgaaatctaTAAAAATCGTGTTTTTGTTTCTAATTTGCCTACATAGATGTGTTCTTAGCAAACGTCaagtactaataatataattatactgaAGAAAATGTAATACTATTATTGGCTCGCATTGTTTATATAAACATAACTTGGTGTGGTATTAAATGTAAGTCTCGTAGATTCGTCAGTCAAAATTGATCTCTGTGTGTTAGCCAATCTGGGTAATATCTCGAATTAATAAGATAATTatacaattgaaataatattattttcaataataaatttatattttattaaacactgacttttcttcatttgtttgaCGTATGCTGGGCTCCTACTATCCAGAAGTTATACTCAAAATAAATCAGTGTATAACCatgtacctaaaaaaatatcctcTCATTTTAgcaaaatactgcttaaaatattttaactcaCATTCCTGAGCTAAAATTAGTAGTAcctaatgtaaaaatattttgtttttgcctATATGCATCTCTACTACTATTTATTTCCAAGCCAATTTTCCTGTCAATCAattcagcaatttttttgtgaaagagGAAGTCATTTTCtcaattataatattcatagtGATGTTCCCTTATCACCTACCTATGTCCATATCCGTAGGTCTGTTGGTGCTGACTGGCGTGCTATGGGGATGCACCAACCCTTTCATTCGGCAGGGGACGAAGGGCCTCCGTGACGTCACGGCCACAACCCTGATAGGACAGGTCTGGGCTGAAGTTAGCTTCCTGCTCGGCAATTGGAAGGTCAGTTCCTCTAATGTTGCCAAAGACTTACATGCTTTGCAATACCAATACCCACAGCCCGTATAAAAAGGTACTACCCGTTTTCCCGccgcttcacccgcgtcccgttggaactactgcccataccggaaTAGAATATTGCCTTTGACACTCAGGAACATTTAGCAAactatcagtgaaagaattttagaaATCCGACCATCGGTTCCAAAGATTATCCCCTACTTACAAACTTAGGTAcaatacctctttataatattggtaaagatGACACGCAACTTCAccatgtaatgtaaataatgaaTATCATGCAATAACAAAATTGACACGACTCAGCAGAACAAAATGGGTCACTGTCACTTTTGATCTGATAAAAAGTTTTGCATTGaccgaaatatttttatgcgtTCTTATCTTCTCCGTATGAGACAGAGCGCCGCTCACCAGTACAACTTTTAAAAGACCA
The DNA window shown above is from Helicoverpa armigera isolate CAAS_96S chromosome 25, ASM3070526v1, whole genome shotgun sequence and carries:
- the LOC110374934 gene encoding uncharacterized protein LOC110374934, producing MARIATYVFIDLETTGLPQYEYNKTRITELSMVVASRRHVLDTTPGAAPRVLDKLTMCFNPRRMIHPESTKTSGLCNDLLEYKTDFNIHVFNIINGFLQCQEKPVCLVAENGLYFDFPILKNHFDKLGVTLSDDILCTDSLYAFYDILKSKQPVNSVSNTNGTVVDNISSDLNSDASCSRNNNDQTSVESEDKSFTRPTECISNGSEIQLEKSVIDAVLQDEFKELDAQAKMQQQNERTPRKRKNPEPKNKYEKIKRKIFFQGDSKPTVSHKLKNIYERVLGRPAIEAHRAENDCIMAMEIAVALAKQFVQWVDLDDNHCKFNDVRQMTVGVPL